A section of the Desulfobacterales bacterium genome encodes:
- a CDS encoding ShlB/FhaC/HecB family hemolysin secretion/activation protein, whose protein sequence is MKSKKNRKLICAFVLTSLIILSINTALCEVIDNIFVKEFKFEGNTVFSDEELNKIANEYAGKEITYDKLNELRNKLTIYYVQNGFINSGVIIPDQAINNGVITFKIIEGTISNIEITGNEWLRTGYVKNRLKLNIGPPFNINSLQDRLLILHQDPLIDRMNTEVRPGINLGEGILKVKVEEARPYHAGIVFKNDNPPSSGANTLESYISHQNITGWGDSIELKYGFSEGVDDLSVYYQVPLTARDTILAFGYSKGSSDVIEEPFDAIDIEGKSENYEISLSHPIIKKANQELIFGIKGEKRHSSTYLLGFPYSFSKGANDGTSRITVIRFYQNWTHRGAYQVLGARSVFSTGIKALGATDNPSGPDGQFFAWLGQFQSARKFEKLFNIQIIIKGDLQLASVQLLNLEKYCLGGITTVRGYRENQLVRDNAAVGSMEMRLPITKLKIPKLSKTSEDGMIYFAPFVDYGYGWNKGGSTPDPKSISSVGTGLRWDVADKINAFIY, encoded by the coding sequence ATGAAATCAAAAAAAAATCGGAAATTAATATGTGCGTTTGTTTTAACATCTCTAATTATTTTATCTATCAACACAGCCCTATGCGAAGTTATTGACAACATTTTTGTAAAAGAATTTAAATTTGAAGGTAATACTGTATTTTCAGACGAAGAACTTAATAAAATAGCTAATGAATATGCAGGTAAAGAAATTACCTATGATAAATTAAATGAGCTTCGTAATAAATTAACGATTTACTACGTCCAAAATGGATTTATAAATTCAGGCGTTATAATCCCAGATCAAGCAATCAATAATGGCGTAATAACATTTAAAATAATTGAAGGCACAATATCGAACATTGAAATTACAGGTAATGAATGGTTAAGAACAGGCTATGTAAAAAATCGTTTAAAATTAAATATAGGACCTCCTTTTAATATTAACAGCCTTCAAGACAGGCTTTTAATCCTCCATCAAGACCCTTTGATAGACAGAATGAATACAGAAGTAAGACCCGGAATAAATCTTGGCGAAGGCATATTAAAAGTTAAAGTCGAAGAAGCCCGTCCCTATCATGCCGGTATTGTATTTAAAAACGATAATCCTCCAAGCTCAGGCGCAAATACATTAGAATCGTACATTTCCCATCAAAATATTACAGGATGGGGAGACAGTATAGAATTAAAATACGGATTTTCAGAAGGAGTTGACGATTTATCCGTTTATTATCAAGTTCCTTTAACAGCGAGAGACACAATTTTAGCCTTTGGATATAGTAAAGGCTCATCAGATGTTATTGAAGAGCCTTTTGATGCAATAGATATAGAAGGCAAGTCAGAAAACTATGAAATCAGCCTTTCCCATCCGATTATAAAAAAAGCAAATCAAGAATTAATCTTCGGCATTAAAGGTGAAAAACGCCATAGTTCAACATATTTGCTTGGTTTTCCCTATTCTTTTTCAAAAGGCGCAAATGATGGAACAAGCCGCATAACTGTAATACGATTTTATCAAAACTGGACTCACAGAGGAGCTTATCAGGTTTTAGGAGCAAGGTCTGTTTTTAGCACAGGAATAAAAGCCCTTGGTGCAACGGATAATCCTTCAGGTCCTGACGGCCAATTTTTTGCTTGGTTAGGCCAATTTCAATCTGCAAGAAAATTTGAAAAACTATTTAATATTCAAATTATAATTAAGGGAGATTTGCAACTTGCAAGTGTCCAGCTTCTTAATTTAGAAAAATACTGCTTAGGCGGAATAACAACTGTAAGAGGCTATAGAGAAAATCAATTAGTAAGAGATAATGCTGCTGTAGGTTCAATGGAAATGCGCCTGCCCATAACAAAACTTAAAATTCCCAAATTAAGCAAAACTTCAGAAGACGGTATGATATATTTTGCTCCTTTTGTAGATTACGGATACGGATGGAATAAAGGCGGCTCAACTCCCGATCCTAAAAGTATATCAAGCGTAGGAACTGGTTTAAGATGGGATGTAGCAGATAAAATAAATGCATTTATTTATT